ACCGACTTCCCAAGGTGAACCTCCGAATGAGTAAAGTGAAGCACCGCCGGGAAAAGTATGCCCATCACAGCCATCAACAGCAACCCGGAATTGACAACAGCAGCGGCCTGTTCCAAAGGCCAACTACAACGTGAACTCTGTGACATCAGGAGGACACAAACACAAAGAAACAATTGCTGCAAGCAATAATTTCAGTCAGATCATGATGATATCTACCTTATTGAAAACCTGCACCTTTTTGTAGTGGACAATCCCACCGGTAAAGAATGCACATCCAAGAACTAGGAGCATATTCGACAAGATTGAGCCGAGTAACGATTGTTGAACAACCCTAATCATGTCGTTTTTCAATGCAAAGATGGATATAATCATTTCAGTTGCATTGCCAAATGTGGCATTGAGCAGACCCCCAACTGCACACACACCAACAAAAATTCATTTCAAttgacacaaaaaaaaaataaaaataaaggaattaagcaataacattttttatcAACAAATTAAGCAATAACTAGAACAGGACAAATgagaaagtaaaaaaaaagcagagatttattaaacaaaatatacAACATAGTTATTGACCAAAACCATCTCCCGATTAAATTGATCTACAATACTCAGCCTTAGATTATACTCCCTCAATTCCAAAATATCTGGTACATTCATAACTGGATGCATTTTGATACACCGAATGGTTGATGtaccaatttttcaaaataataaatagttcAGAATGGAACAAAGGAAAAGATTTGAAGTAATATACCTGTTGGTCCCGTGTAGAATGCAAGTTGCCTACGTAAGAGTAAATAGGCGCGAGCGTTAGTTATAGTTATAGTTATAATAAGGTAATAGAAGATCAAAGGAAGAAACGTACTCAGTAACATAACCCAAACGTTCTGCCAAAGGAGCAATACCCAACAAGCTGAAGAAGAACACCCATCCCTATTACGAGATTACAAAGATTGATGTGAATGGCAATGGAATATAAAGAGTGGAACGAAAAAAGGAAGGAAATTAAGCATACATGTTTTCCGGTGAGGTAATGGAGGGCAATGGCGAGTGGACCAAAGGGGAGGAGTAGGTTGATCTTGGCTTTGATTAAGACTACATAAAGACTCCTGATTCGTGTGATCCGCAAAAGCCTGAATACAGAAGATTTGGGTAAATCTGGAGAGAGCACGGCCGCCGTGGTGGTCTCGAAACTGAAAGCATGATTGTTGCGATTACTGTGATTGTGATGATTACCATGACTGTGACTGTGATGAGTTAGTCTTCCTTTCGTCGGCGAAGAcgaagaagaggaaaaggaagtTTCCTCCTTCAACGGAATCTCCTCTTCTTCGTCGAAATCTGGAGACTCCATCCGCATACCTATCTGCATCAAAGTTGGAAAGTTAAATAAAACTGCCTGCTCCAACCAACATCGTAGatccaaaaacaaaagcatgAAAGTGCGAATTGCAAATTACTTCCACTTGTGTGAGTATAACAGATTGAAGATATATAGCAGCTAGCAGCGCCAGCTAAGGATCCAGCTCCGGCGAAGTCGAATCGGTGTCGGTGGAGCCCACACCGCGGCAAGGCAGGGAGGAAGGGCAGTGGACTGTTGTAGCAGATACAGCTCACTCAAAGGGGAGCAAGaaaatatttgtatttatttattattattattattattattatgtgttgCGATTTTGGAGAGCAGGGGactagaagaagaaaagaaatggaagaggaagaagtggaggaggaggaggagaaaagaaaaggaaaataaagagaaatagAGCAGATTTTATTTGCTTGATAGATACTAGAGGTTAATTTTGGGTAATTGTTTTTGTTTGAAATTTCTTTGCTACTATTGTTGTTGTGGCTTGGCTTGGCGTTCGATGGCCGGCAAGTTGGCGAATGGAGAGTCACGACTAGGAAGCTTCTTGGAAGCTACCAAACCTCTTTCTTTGTTCTTACTTCATCTTTATTTCGATCCCCTCGTATATCTATAATCCTATAATTAATGCActatattatcattattatttcaTTTGGATTTAATACAATACATGTGGATGTAGATCCTAAATTTGTAATGCTAAATTACCAAAACACATATCTCGCGCGAGTACTTTACATCTTCCTTCTTTCCGCATTTGTCttttcaatttaattaatttcggatCCCCACAACTAAATGTCTAATGTCTAAATCTATCTAATTTGCAAACCGCTCGCTGGCTCGCAGCATGTCTTTTGCTAAATTTGTTTATTACCGTGTCATTCCAGAGGTCATAATAtgcaataaataaaaatacgtTCTTTTCTTGCCTTTCCgaaataaaatatcattttaataatttgaATTGGTTATTGTTGAGGAaaaagtattattattattgttgttgtttagCAATGAATCTATATTAATaggaaaaatataaataactaataatattattgaacAATGTATGAATAATATGAATTAAtagagttaaaaaaataaatttaatgaGTAGCATTAAATTAGGGTGTAatgtatttgtatttgattgGTGATTGTTCATGTTGCTCAACATAATTATTGTTTCCCTAGCACTTTCCATATTAATAATATACAGTCAATGAAATTGATGttcatttttgtttaaaaaaaattaaatattttttgaagaattaatatattaattattgaatatatatttatttacaaagACAAGATAGTAAGACAtaaatagaaaaacacaaaattgtGTTTGGTAGGTAAAACATAaacaatttatatattttatgtcCTTCTTGTCAAAAATATATAGAAACACAATTTATTATTAGTTCTATTTATATTCagtttattataaaataaaatataaaaatattaatttttatatcccTATTTTGTATATCTTATTTTtaggttttattttattctgtcgttaaaattaaatacaatcttgaaaaataaactaattGTTTCATAAAAAGATtatgtgtatattaaaatttagttattaaattaattattatgtattttatatatttttatattcatatttgtttaatatatgtttatagtagttaatttttattgtataCTAATTTGGTTGACTATTTTATATGCATTAATTGTTTCATATGAGTTTTAGtctcaagtttttttttttctataaagaaatttctcttttttttttcaagggATGTTAAAATTGCAATTGACAAACCACAAACtcatttaaagaaaaaatggagagaaTTCATTCACCCTCATAATCTATACCTGTAGTGTCGTCGTGGTGTGCATATTTGTCTATTTGAATTTCTGATTttgataaaacaactaatactTTAGTACAAATAATAATGTATTGATACAAATGGACCATAACTACTTAACTAGCACATCACGGAAAGCTTGCACTGAGCATGTTTATCATCCATGCATATAAAGAAATTGACGCATTATTACGCTATTTGTAGTCTTATCATCAACTCATCAAAGATTGATGTCTCTTctaagaaaattaattttggaggTTGACATGAAAGGATTGAATTCTACGCTTATGACCAACGTTTAAAGTTAAATTGTTGCtcaaaaatatattatctaccaagataaaagaaaattcattcgaattatttttttctaataaaaatgcttttaaattttgttattgacgaaaataatattaaattattttaaaatacgATAAAAATATACATTTGTGAACTGTGACGCTCTacgttaataaaaaataacgatacaacaaatgaaattttttatgtgacAAATGAGACTCTAACATTTGTAAGTGAGTCATGTCACATTTAATAATAGAGCAATTCTCTTGTTACAGTAATACAGTTGAGTATTTTTGACACGTTATCAAACTATTTGAGGATATTTTAATCCATAACCAAATTCGAAGACATTTTTATCGTGCTAAAATAATTCgagtatatttttagtaatttatcGATCTACCAAATTATATTCTTTTTAaaagggttttttttttcaaaaaccaaaaattgtaaaattttttatttggtcCTAAAATTGTGAACTTTTATAAGCAATCAGTTCACTTCCAATCTTTTAAGGCCCACGTACTGAGATTGATGGATCATATGAGTATCTCCATTATCCACAAGCTAATGATTCGGCTAGCACAAcactttttttctttcaaaaaaaaaaattgtttaccATGTTGACAAAAATGTGccgcatatttttatttttcagactTCAGAGTACTTTATTTGCAAGACCTAAGTCAAAAACTTAACAAAACAAAAACCACTAGAGAAAAGACATTTATGATAATTTATTTTGCTTGGATTGTACATGCATATTACTTATGTATATTGTAAAGTTACTGATAAAATAACCAAAATTGAGTTACTCTAATAGTTAATTCACTAGTCTAATTAAGTTGCGcaaattacataaaaaaaacgTGTAAAGCAAAAATCGTTAGAAAATATAAcggtttttaaaaaatatatatagttgCTGAATACAACAATTTATGAGAAAACAATGGGTAGCATAATCTCTATATCCAGTAGATTATGTATCATTCAATTAAACTTATCTATTTTTTACACGATTATCTATAATTGATTATAGTTGtaatctttttttatctttacagaacataaaaattaattctttcCTTAAACACTTTCAAAagataatgaaaatattttttaatatttttaaaaaataattttaaatattttttatacatatttattGTTGTTTctagaataaaaataaacttttttaaattttaccacaataatttttttgtaagaataaattatttggataaattaaattttaaaataacatatttttaaagataatttttaaaactgaattaaatttttttaaaacaaaaaattgaatATTATACTCTTATTATTGTCTAGAATAAAAGAGTATTATACTCTCTATTTTTTCAAGTAAACAAAAGTGATTGCTATTGATCTATTGTGCTTAAAAAATAGTGTCTAAtttgcaaaaaaataaaaaaataatatttaatttaaaagaataaaaataaataaaattttaaaatttgctataaaaaataaattagataaaaattagaCACCAATTCATAAGCACCATATAATTAgccataaataaaaaaaagtaaaataatgcACCACCATACAACACCACCTTCGATTCTTAGTTAATGGTTTTTTTCcttatttgataaataattatattattatttcaacGGTCAAatgttaattatattataactatttttattcttgccaaaaaatattaatacatgtctaattattaaatttcatattttttaattttttgttaataacaGATTAATTTAAGACCCTTCTAACAACTCCACCTTGACATATTCGAAAGATTCAGATAAGAATAATGTACAAATAATCTACGTATATATAATCTGCTACAGAGTGTCAGGAATTATGCTACCCATTATTTTCTCATAAATCGCTATATTCAGCAGCAGTTGCACGTTTTTCTACATAATTTGTGCTATTCTGTCGCAAATTACGTGTAAGTTAAAAATCGCTATGGCATTTACATAAATatagaaaaattgtaaatacGTCTATTATTTTAGAAAGTTATAATCTGGTAAATTTGGAGTtcaatcaatttatttgagtaaCTTGCCCTAAAAAAACACTAAAAGGGTATATTTTAATGGAGTAAATAGCCAAAAGTGGTCCTTAAATAATTTCAAATCACACAATTCAGTCCTCCACATATTTgtattattttgatgattttgaaaattacttTTGTCGAATAGATTAGTCTCTTTGTAacttttaatcaaattttattataagataattaagtgtttaaaaaaatacattctTAAAACAAATTACTCATCTTTCAAACAACAAAAGGATCAACACTATAAAAAAAATGCTAAATACCGTTAGATTTTTTGTCGGAAAAAGCGAACAAAATCTGACAGTAATTAAGTTATCGGATTTATTGTTGGAAGAAATTAGAAGGTATAAACATTGCCAGTAAATGTTTACCGTTGGATTGTTTTCCTCCGACGGTAATTTCCGTTGGATTTAGCGACGAAATATAATTAGCAAGAAAACGAAATCTATTGGACGTTACCGTGGAAAATTTTTCGACGGTAATGTTGGCACCATAGCATACGTCTCAGCGCCATCTTACCGGTAGAATAATTCGACGATAATACCAATagaaatgtttttaattttttttttaaaaaattgactGGGTTGTTATCGTCGGATTATTCCGATGGtagtcttttttattttttttaataatctttCCCTATCAATCTATAATGTACCCTGATAATTAATAATTGAAACAGTGCTTTAAACCTGATGTGAAATATCaaacatataaattaaaaatacagaATGAGGGTAATTGAAATATCTAAAACAATGCTAACTATATTACATTCTTCGCAAAGTTTGGTAAAGAAATACATATCACAGAACTATGTTTACATTAACCCTATTCagattcatcatcttcttcctctggTTTACCATCCTCCTCTTCTGAGGTATTTTCCCGATCATCAAACtcgtcttcctcttcttcgTCGCCATCGACcccgtcttcttcttgaagatcgtCGTCCTCTGGTGGAAGTGCGTCGGCATCTATTCCAAGGTTAATGATGTCATCATTCATAACAGCAGACCTAAGGGTGATCAGCTCACCGGTATCAACCACCGTTTTTGAAGGAGTTGGGTCATCAATTTGATAAGCTTCCTAATCCTCTGTCATATCATCAGACTTGATATGGCTTCTTGGCTTAGTCTTGACAACAACCACCCAACTAGACTTGCATGAACCCGGATAAGCAAAATAGTATAATTGTCGTGCATTTTGAGGTAAAATAAAAAGATCGTAGTGGCTATATTTTCTGGTTACATTAATGTCAGTGTTAATCCTAGTCCTTGTGCTTTTGTGTTCTTTGTCGCGAACTTGGATCATACCATTCATATTTAAACACGCATACCTTGTACGTAGTACGACAAAAATACTCTAATTGAATTATGTTGTGCAACACACTAAACCAATCAAAATGACCACCGCCTAAATTTTCACAAATCCAAACTTCGGTATTATCtgttttcttttcaattggCCACTGTAAAAAATAGAACTGATATCCATTAACATTGTATATTGGGTAGCTAGTGCCCTTATTCATTAGGCCCCAAGTAAGTGCAACTAGTACCGAAGCTGTTGTGTCAGTTAAATGCAAGTTGACGTATTCTCTAAACCAACATAAAAAATTGTTCAATGAGATATTAGGATTTGCCTCTTGAAATAACATATATGATAGAATAGGATAAAGAAGTTTTGATTAGATTAAGAAGTTAGTATCTTAGTGATTGCAATATTTATGGAGACTTAAAAAACTCACATATCACAGTTAAGCAACACATGCAGATATGCGGCATCGATTTCCTTCTACTCTAACCAATAGTCACTGCCCAACATGAGGATTCTTCCCTCTCATCGTTTCTTAACTCCCTTATTTTACGTGACTCAACATGAGGCTAAAAATAGAATGAGCAAATGTGGATGTTTTTATAGGTAGGAATGCTTTACAGATGCTACCCTCAATCTGAATTCTGTTCTTCACGGTGCCCTCAATCTCGTTGTATCTCTCTTGGTTAGCTTTTCAAATTATTTCTTCTATGTTTAGATCTCTCACCACCCGAACCCTCGTTGATTGACAATTGGACTTATTCAAATTAGAAGCAAACCGATTAATTACCTATTCGTCCACTTTTCAGTGTTCCATCCACATTCAATACCCATCCATGAACCCGTTATGGTAGAGGTGAAACGTTATGTCCATAGGTCCTAACCACTTAATCAGCTGACACTTTTGACACGGACACCTAAATACTCCTTCAGATCTAAACGCTTCCGTGCTAAAGACATGCACGACAAACGCATCAAGTCCCTCAAAAAATTCAGGTTTTAAACCCCCCGGCCATCGGTATCCCTCTCATAATTTATAGACGGTGACTTAGAATCATATTAAAATACACACCCTAGAATTCAATGAATAACACAAATTATTAAACTTTTTAGAAAATTTGGCAGAGTGTACCCTATAATTAGAATCTTTCACGAAATACAAATATCATTTTCTAACAAACCAAACATGTTTTACACAATTTAAACATTAATTCAGCAAAAATTCTCCTTAATTCAGAGACATCCATCAAATAAATATAACAGTTTTCACATAGGAAACAACTGCAGGAGTAAATTACAACATACACGCATTCACCAAAACATCAAATCCTAACTATTCTAGTGCGCAACCCCTCATAACTCCACAATTTTCTAGCAAACAAGGGATTCGAGAAGGTGCCACTATACGACATTTTTTCACTTCCGTCCTAAAACTCTACCCTAAGAAAAGTAAgccaaacataaaatttaaacaatttATTATATTCAGTGATAGAAAATCCACCTAAAATATTACTGCAcatacagaaaaaaaaaaagcaaactCCAACTGATCTAAGAGAAAATAGCACTGTCCTAATAAAAAAGACAACATATTAAATTCACAAGCTGAAATTAAATCAGAAACTAATTTGAAAGAATAAGTAAAACTCATTATTCCAATTAATTGAAATCTAATTATAATTTCACCAAACTAACAAAAGGCACGACAAAAATAAGTGACATAAGTTTAATGCAATTGAAAGAAACTCATTCActaaacatactaaaatcttcTAACAACTCAAGCACTCTTAATCTCACCTTACTTAACCTACTCTAACATTATTTGATTTTACATCCATTAAATTAACACAACAAATTCTAATCATATACTTCATTAAACAAATTTAACCACTGAGTTAACCTAAACCCTACAAAATGCTAAAGTCACAAATTAATATGTAAACATAAAATAACCATACCAACAATAAATCTAATGATAGTGGCTGCAGGGTCTCTTTAATGTGGTGGTGACAGAGGCAGTAGTGGCAGCGATGTGAACCACAACCACGGCAGAGGATATGGCAAGGACATCAACAACATCAGAATCGACGACAACATGTAGCGGTAGCTTCAGTGGGTACTCTAGGCGGTAGCGACGATGACGACGGTGATGGTTTGACGGTGACGGAGAGAGAAGATGAGAAGGGAGAGAGATAGCGTTCGGATAAGTGAGGGGGAAGAGTTATGCGTTTAAATTTTAACCCAATTTTACCATCGGATTTTTCTGACGATAAATCATCAAAACGACGTGTTTCATTAAATAGTTATACCGGCAGAATATACCCCTAAAAAACCGGCGATAACATTGGCATCGTTGATTTATATTTTTGCGCTAATAATTACCATCAGCTTTAGCGACAGAAAATCTTTTCCAATGGTAACCTTTTATGGCGACGAATTTCTCCTCCTTTCCGTCAAAAAATCTGACGGTAAATCCGCTGGTACAAGTCGAC
Above is a genomic segment from Arachis stenosperma cultivar V10309 chromosome 1, arast.V10309.gnm1.PFL2, whole genome shotgun sequence containing:
- the LOC130934197 gene encoding vacuolar cation/proton exchanger 3-like, translated to MRMESPDFDEEEEIPLKEETSFSSSSSSPTKGRLTHHSHSHGNHHNHSNRNNHAFSFETTTAAVLSPDLPKSSVFRLLRITRIRSLYVVLIKAKINLLLPFGPLAIALHYLTGKHGWVFFFSLLGIAPLAERLGYVTEQLAFYTGPTVGGLLNATFGNATEMIISIFALKNDMIRVVQQSLLGSILSNMLLVLGCAFFTGGIVHYKKVQVFNKAAAVVNSGLLLMAVMGILFPAVLHFTHSEVHLGKSVLSLSRFSSCVMLVAYASYLFFQLKSQPNLYSPVDEEGVSGENSDEEEELELTQAEAIVWLAILTAWVSLLSGYLVDAIEGASESLNMSMAFISVILLPIVGNAAEHASAIMFAMKDKLDITIGVAVGSSTQISMFVIPFCVVVGWCMGKEMDLNFQLFETATLFITVLVVAFMMQEGTSNYFKGLMLILCYLIVAASFFVHVDPKTGDD
- the LOC130973813 gene encoding uncharacterized protein LOC130973813 — encoded protein: MAKKPEFAEIHGKNLQQEAKSGAAKFSQGRGEYVNLHLTDTTASWPIEKKTDNTEVWICENLGGGHFDWFSVLHNIIQLEYFCRTTYKEAYQIDDPTPSKTVVDTGELITLRSAVMNDDIINLGIDADALPPEDDDLQEEDGVDGDEEEEDEFDDRENTSEEEDGKPEEEDDESE